ACGAAGATGGCCCTTTCATTTTGCCTTATGCACATGTGCTGACTTTTCTAAACACATAATGCATGCAGCTGTTTGTGGAACAGGTGAAGGACAAGTTGCGGAAAAATGAATTGAGCGAACTGTCAATGTAAATCCACCTTTTTTACACATGTACGTTAGCTATGCAGAGTGCCATGGAGCGTTCCTCAGTACGTCAAGCATGTCGTGCCCACCTGATTTTCACCTGGTGGGTGTGTCTCAGATcatgagcgagggagagagagagacacatggcATGGTTTTCAGGTTGAACAGGTTATGATATAGATATAGGAAACCAGATTGGTTCAACTGTTGTAAAATTagcttctttttttgtatttctatttctatctatTCTTCAGGGTTGGTATCACACAGTGATCTAGATGACCGTGCAATCGAAGCCTTGAAGGAATTCAACGAGGAGGGTGCCCTGCAAGTACTACTACAGTTTAAGGATAGCGATCTCTCACATGTTCAGGTAGTGCACATACTTGATTTTAACTACTCATATGTGCTACTTCCTTGGTATTTATTTATGAAAATGTGACCTGATGGTGCAAGATGACTTTCCCTTAAAAGGTGACGGAGCCTTAAGCTGAGTCATTCTAGACAGTAACCGTTTTGAGATTCAGACCTTCCCAAGTCGTCAAATTGATGCCAGACACATGCTTTTGTCGTGTTCTTTTTCATTGCAAGTATTGATGAGAAGGACAATCCGTTGTGTTATCATTTACAGCATGCGATATGCATTGACTGACGTACACTGTGAGCCTCTGCCTGCATTCTTGTCTACATCCAGTAATGCGTATACCTCTGTCACCTGAACAGAACAAAAGTGCCTTTCTGTGTGGAGTGAtgaagacatacagacagagggagaagcaGGGGACCAAAGTGTCAGAATCCAGTAAAGGACCAGATGAAACTAAAATTAAAGTAAGCTTGCTGGTGGCCGTTGCACATGCTCATAATTAGTCTTGAACCCTATATTTGCCTCCTGTTTGGTTGTCAGTGGGAGTATTGAGTGCACATTACAACTAACTAAACAAACAGACCAATATAGTATGAATCTTAATGATGTTGTTCGGCCCTCAGGCTCTTCTTGAGAGGACTGGTTACACACTTGATGTGACGACGGGTCAGAGGAAGTATGGCGGCCCACCTCCAGAGTCTACCCACACAGGAGCGCAGCCGACTGTCGGCACGGAGGTgagcaacagctgtgtgtgtgtgagagggcgcTGCACGCTCTCGCTGCCGAACAAACGTTGCGTGTCTTGTTTAGATTAATTCCATGCTAGCCTGGAGTTACTGCTGTTACTGATGCTCTGATTTTCAAAGATCTGAAGGACTGTCCCTTTTGAAATGGGGTTTATTTTTGCGTTTGTGGCACATCGATGAGGGGAAAAACACTGAATTACTGTGTGGACGTTAACGTTTGTCCCCTGCCTTTTTATTGCCAGATATTTGTGGGCAAAATCCCCAGGGATCTCTTTGAGGACGAGCTGGTCCCCCTGTTTGAGAAGGCTGGACCCATCTGGGACCTGCGTCTGATGATGGACCCACTGAGTGGCCTGAACAGAGGCTATGCCTTTGTCACCTTCTGCACTAAAGAGGCTGCACAGGCAGCTGTCAAACTGGTGAGGCTTTACCCTGTTGTGTGCATGCAGTAGCTGACAACTGTTGGTTGCCCAGTCTACAATGCAGGTTGTTTTTTTGAATAAAAGATCACAGGGCAGTGTTTTGATGACGGGCTGTTTGCTGTCTTTGATACTTCACAGTGTAACAACAGTGAAATCCGACCTGGCAAACACATCGGCGTGTGCATCTCGGTAGCCAATAACAGGCTGTTTGTCGGCTCGATCCCGAAGAGCAAAACAAAAGATCAGATTGTGGAGGAGTTCGCGAAAGTCACCGGTAAGCTATCGCAtgtttagtacacacacactccagttagTTGCATTTTGTTCTTAGGAactgtgaaaaataaaatgttctGTGCTAGTACTGAATAATGTGGGTGTTGTTATTTTTAATTGTGAAGATGTGAGTGCCAGGGTTTGTCTTTGGAAGTGTTGCTTTGCTTATCGATTAACCACCTTATTCTTccccttctgtctcctctccaaAGAGGGTCTTAACGACGTCATCCTGTACCACCAGCCAGATGACAAGAAGAAGAACAGGGGCTTCTGCTTCCTGGAGTACGAAGACCACAAGACTGCCGCCCAGGCGCGCCGCAGGCTGATGAGCGGCAAAGTCAAGGTCTGGGGCAACGTGGTGACCGTGGAGTGGGCCGACCCCATTGAGGACCCTGACCCAGAGGTCATGGCCAAGGTGAGAAGTTCAGTAGGTCATGGAGGACATGCCCATGAGGGCTGACCTCAGTCACTAGGCACCAGTCAGCAGCATAGATGTGATTTCAGCAGAATGCTTCTGGTGTCTGATTTCTCTCGTTTCCCTTTGTTTTCTTAGGTGAAGGTTTTATTCGTGCGAAACCTTGCAAGTACTGTAACAGAAGATATACTTGAAAAGACGTTCAGCCAGTTTGGTAAACTGGAACGGGTGAAGAAGCTGAAAGACTACGCCTTCATCCACTTCGAGGACAGAGAAGGAGCTGTCAAGGTGCTTCTTATTTCCTTTTGGAACTTTGATTGCTGTCTGTTATGGGAAATCTGGTGTTTGTaacactttttgttttttttggctcTTCTGTATTGTTTACAGGCGCTGTCTGAAATGAATGGCAAGGAGCTGGAGGGAGAACCAATCGAAATAGTTTTCGCCAAGCCCCCAGACCAGAAGAGGAAAGAGCGCAAGGCTCAGAGACAGGCAGCAAAGACACAGATGTaagcgatactgtaccatttttggaaataagctcatattacccCTCCCTttagttaaatgattgagttataCCTTTCTCTTGGAAGTAAAATCTGCTCTGCGGTTGTCTGCGAAGCTCTGCAGAGGGttactttttttttagttgcGCGCAGTGTGTCTGACGGGGGCAAAATATCCGCGAGGCATTTGCGATGTGTTGCAGACATtttggcttaaaggtgcactgcgtaatattgcccattcacaagtgttacctttttgacagaattgcacttgtcatacatgaaaaggggatcttccccatggtccgctattttaaatgtcaagaaatagccatttttagttgcaaaaattgCTGTACATTGGtcgtactagtaaatattggttcattacctagtaaatgttcatgaaaatatatttGGCAATTagcagcacattttcaatgagcagggtagtggcaatacctactctggccacatcctacacagtgcacctttgagtgtaatgtatgtatgaatgcaAGATTTTCTTGTAAAAACAAGTGTCATGGTATTTTGTCGTCCGCAGGTATGACGAGTATTATTACTACGCCCCACCGCACATGCCTCCGCCGACGAGAGGCCGAGGACGTGGAGGCGGTGCCCGAGGCGGCTACTCCTACCCTCACGACTACTACGGCTATGAAGATTATTACAATTACTACGGCTATGACTATCATAACTACCGTGGGGGCTACGAGGACCCCTACTACGGCTACGACGACTTCCAGGCCACAGGgcggggcagaggaggaggaggccgaggcGCCCGCGGGCCCTCCATGTCCCGGGGCAGGGGGGGAGCCAGCGCCACGCCCAGGGGACGGGGAGGCCTGTCTCAGCGCGGAGGAGGAGGTCCTGGGACCAGTAGGGGCTCGCGCGGCTCCAGGGGCGGCAACCAGCAGAGAGGCCGTGTGGTAGGTGATGGTGGACTCTGGGGTGGGGAGGGCTCATGGGCGTCGTGGCCCGGCAAGGTCTCTGCGCTGACGGCAGACTCTTATCACTCTGACTGGGCGAGGTTTTGGTACTAGCGAAAGGTCCCCGGCTGACattgtatctttttttttttttttggtctttctctATTTGGGATAACTGGAGGCTCAGACTGGGAGGTTTATTAGCAACTGTAGAGTGTTTTTATACATTCTGACTTATTTGCTGTCCAAAAAATGGCAAGATGtcacatttttttgggggggggggggggggaattcgaCAGCAGAATCCTGAGCTCTCTCTGAAAAGATGATTGTTACCATTGAAGATGGGCAGATATGTGGAGTGGCTCTAAGATGGGACATGTCAACCATAGGATAAATTTCATTTTCTTATCAATTTCATCATTCTTTTGATTTTTGCGCCTTCTGTGCGTTGGCTACACATATAACAGCTATAGTTCAGTCTACTGAGAAATGTTCTACTACTGATTTGAAACTTTTTTTATTCTggcgatttttcccgtttttgcatACTTGTCGAAGGCACCGTGTGGAAGGAATGGACCAAAGGTTTGCTTTTGCTACTTGGTAGCATGCTGTCACATTATATCCCATCGTTCATTCCCCCACCTTAATTATCACTCGGTCACTTGAGTTGTGCGTCACAGGTGCTTCTTTTAGGAATGTCATGTCCATGGGTGTTTGCCACAtgcatgtgatttaaaaaaaaaaaaagtggccatATATGTACATAGTTGCCAAGACTGTTCATGCCTGCTCATGAGTTCTCTCCTTTGCTATTCCCTTCATGTTATCTCTGAATGTGTGGTCTGTGTATATCATGTCATGCTGGCATTCCATTTATTCAGCATTACGTGTTCATTCACTTATACTtcgtctctgcgtgtgtgtggtaagCACTGAAACTATGGTGGAAGCTAACTCCTAACTCCTTGTGTGTCTCCTCAGCAGGGAAAAGGGGTGGAAGCTGGTCCTGACCAGTTATGAAGACTGACTTGTTACATGGGGTTACACCGGAAGCTGCCAGTGATATGATGGTAAGGTCAACGCAATGGTCCAATGATTTTCCAGCCTTACAGAAGCATATCTCCCATACTGCCACCCTAAGAATCAACGGAAAAAATCAGAAAGCTTCGTGCTTGGACTTACTGTTGTCAATGATGGAAGCCTTgcatttttaaaagaaaagaaaacaaaaaaatatgatatAAACATGCCACCCTCTGTCAAATGCCCCAAGACCACCCCCctgtccctgcccctgccccgCCCCCAAAGCCCCAAAGGATGCCATTTCAAATCATTGAAGTTCAGTCATCCTAAAGGATGCTGAAATGTCAAATGAATTTTGCACTTTTTGTTTTTAAAGTTTTTAAGTTTGAAGTGGCTCAAAGGAGCTTGATGCTATTGTATATTTTTGTGCTAATTGCAATTTTATTGTCAGAAATATCCATGTTTAATCAAAATTGATATTGAATTTTAAGAAAATTaagtaattaaaaaaagaaactgcAGGTTTTTGGTGTAACCATCTTGCATGGATAAGTCAGGCATTCCAGGAAAGTGGTTCTTTTCAGAACTTGTCTTTAAAGGGTTGGTGTACTACCTCAGTACAGAGGAATCAACTACcctgcctgtactgtatatagggaAACTTATATAGATGAAAGCAAGGCTTGTTTACCAT
This is a stretch of genomic DNA from Engraulis encrasicolus isolate BLACKSEA-1 chromosome 19, IST_EnEncr_1.0, whole genome shotgun sequence. It encodes these proteins:
- the LOC134435237 gene encoding heterogeneous nuclear ribonucleoprotein Q-like isoform X2, whose protein sequence is MATEHINGNGTEEPMETTAAVTHSEHFQTLLDAGLPKKVAEKLDEIYIAGLVSHSDLDDRAIEALKEFNEEGALQVLLQFKDSDLSHVQNKSAFLCGVMKTYRQREKQGTKVSESSKGPDETKIKALLERTGYTLDVTTGQRKYGGPPPESTHTGAQPTVGTEIFVGKIPRDLFEDELVPLFEKAGPIWDLRLMMDPLSGLNRGYAFVTFCTKEAAQAAVKLCNNSEIRPGKHIGVCISVANNRLFVGSIPKSKTKDQIVEEFAKVTEGLNDVILYHQPDDKKKNRGFCFLEYEDHKTAAQARRRLMSGKVKVWGNVVTVEWADPIEDPDPEVMAKVKVLFVRNLASTVTEDILEKTFSQFGKLERVKKLKDYAFIHFEDREGAVKALSEMNGKELEGEPIEIVFAKPPDQKRKERKAQRQAAKTQMYDEYYYYAPPHMPPPTRGRGRGGGARGGYSYPHDYYGYEDYYNYYGYDYHNYRGGYEDPYYGYDDFQATGRGRGGGGRGARGPSMSRGRGGASATPRGRGGLSQRGGGGPGTSRGSRGSRGGNQQRGRVGKGVEAGPDQL
- the LOC134435237 gene encoding heterogeneous nuclear ribonucleoprotein Q-like isoform X1, whose protein sequence is MATEHINGNGTEEPMETTAAVTHSEHFQTLLDAGLPKKVAEKLDEIYIAGLVSHSDLDDRAIEALKEFNEEGALQVLLQFKDSDLSHVQNKSAFLCGVMKTYRQREKQGTKVSESSKGPDETKIKALLERTGYTLDVTTGQRKYGGPPPESTHTGAQPTVGTEIFVGKIPRDLFEDELVPLFEKAGPIWDLRLMMDPLSGLNRGYAFVTFCTKEAAQAAVKLCNNSEIRPGKHIGVCISVANNRLFVGSIPKSKTKDQIVEEFAKVTEGLNDVILYHQPDDKKKNRGFCFLEYEDHKTAAQARRRLMSGKVKVWGNVVTVEWADPIEDPDPEVMAKVKVLFVRNLASTVTEDILEKTFSQFGKLERVKKLKDYAFIHFEDREGAVKALSEMNGKELEGEPIEIVFAKPPDQKRKERKAQRQAAKTQMYDEYYYYAPPHMPPPTRGRGRGGGARGGYSYPHDYYGYEDYYNYYGYDYHNYRGGYEDPYYGYDDFQATGRGRGGGGRGARGPSMSRGRGGASATPRGRGGLSQRGGGGPGTSRGSRGSRGGNQQRGRVQGKGVEAGPDQL